The DNA region aagcaaaataagatgatctaatgataacaaacgatgaaaaacgttgcttttgttgatacttgatcttccatattcaataaaagattatttccgtaattttatctgagaaaaacaaacataacttcttttgaaatcaccaacgtcgatatcaccctgctgtcactgaggggggcgctttgttgtgattcgtttttcttcgccgaatgtacatggcgcttttttcttgttgcttttttttcgtcacgaggtttatgtagccttttgtttgacaggttgacagggctatataaacagggactgctgatggcagagattttgtttatgttactttatttaaaatcatgattaaacaaactttactgaagtaacttttgctcatttttggtggagaggtagcttattagaagtacttttagaatatacaataacccagaaagtgtcaaaatgtacatgatgccttttgaaatgttaccgtcgaaatgCGGAAaattgcgagtttgtttgtttgtttgcggcaGTGTAGTGACTCCTTTAGTTTGTTCATGTCTTAAGCTTTAGGGCCCATCCACAAACCATGTGGATACTTTTTTGGAGATCtcgatattttttaatgtattttttttgactattaaaaaagaattgaaatatttttttaactgttgaattttatatttaaaaaaaaaatgttttattattaactattttttatttttttcatgtttttttatgtttaagaaTAAGTTTAAACTAACAACAAAAcccgataattttttttcgatattttatttttattttctgtattcacgttttaattattttttttttaataaaaaaatcaaaaatattaaatgccaatggctttaaaaaattaaaaaaatacaaaaaataactcaaaagaaaaaaaactacttgttaaaacataataaattgaaaaaaaagtatttaatatCCTTTGGATTtaggcaaattttatttcatgttttgtCCCCTCCCCCCTCAAAAAACTTacccaaaaatcagggggcaaaaaaaaatggtgctgATGgcattcatttcaaacaatttaatataaattgaattttttttttacaatttgagtacattttttaaagggtcctATAAGccattgtgtttcatatgttcagAGCTTATTGCAAGTTTTTAATTATCGGACCGCAAATCGAAGGAAGACATAAAACATGAGaggaatttttttcataaattcattgatatttcgcattttgagtatttgtttaaaaaaaatgggctgcaaatttgaacttattttttattttataaactttggttcggttttttttattaacgttTCCTGAACTTTTACCgttagaaaaattaaattaaatgaatcattcaaaatgtgaacattttaaaagtgactgtgaaaatatgtaaaaaaaaacagtagaaAGGCAAAAGGGTACGGAATAGGACAAAtaccatcaaaaataaaattagactaaacaagataagtacaaattaaaatacacaaattaagtttttcgcggaataaaaataattttatatgaaattttgtcaagcttaatttgttttgaaagatttgtttttttaacaatattttttaaacttttaaatattttaggctttttcatttttttttttaaataatgaaaataaaaatgattacacgaaaatgtaaaaaaaaaaaaaatgcaataaccACCAATACATACCTAGCGGTGGTGCCGACGGGCCCGCCGACGAACCCACCAGCAGCGGCTTCGAGTGCATAAAGTTGCAGTCCAGCCGGTGGCAGGTTTTGTCAAACTTGCAGTAGGGATGCAGGTAGAGGCAGTTGTCGCCGAATTTGCACGCCGGAAAGGCCTTGCAGGGTGTGCTCGGATGGAGGAACTCGCAGGAGTCACCCTGCCGGCACGACGGGAAGTACTTGCAGCGTTCCTTGATGAGGCCCTTGCTCTTGGACGCGAGCAGTCCTTCTGCAGGGACGGACACCGAGCTGAGCACTGGAAGGTTACGGATTAGTTTAGTGGAATCTTCTATGAAGACCTTTACGATCTACTCACACTGCGGCACGTCGTCAAACTTGCGGCTCGACTCCAGCTTCTTGATCTTCTTCGTCGGCGACACCTTGACCTCACTGTACGGCCCGGAACCGTTGTTCCCACCGCTCTTCCTCCGCTCCCCGTCATCCCCTGCTGGCGCCGTCCTCCGCTCACTCTCCCGCTGGGAGTGGTCCCGCCGTCGCTCGCCATCGTCCAGCGCGATCGAAATGCGTGGCTCCTGCGGCTTCCGCTCGCGATGTTCCCGGTCCCGGTGGTGGTTGTACTCCCCGTCCGTGTCGTCCGCCTCGTCATCCGTAAGCTCGAACTGGATTGGCGAGACGCGTTTGCGCTTGCGCGACGACGAGTTCGGCTCGATCTTCTCGTAGTCCGACTTGGACATGTAGATCGGCGAGGAGGACACGCTGTCGTCCACGAGCAGCTCCTTGGTGCGCTGGAGCAGCAGCTCGTTGAGATCCGCCGGGGAGGAGCGGTTGCGGGTGCTAGTTCCGGATGTCGTTGAAGGCTTCGAAGAGGACGAGGAAGAagcgttgttgttgctgctcgaGTTGGAGGATCGCTTCTTGTTGGGCGAGCGCTTCTTGGAGGACCGCTTCTCCGGTGAGCGGGAGGTTGAACGCTTTGCCGCGGCGGCTGCTGCTGCAGCGGCCGCAGATGCTTTCACGCTGAAGCGTTCTTTGCGGCGTTTGAGTGTTTCGATGTGGTCGCGATCGTCTTCGCGGGGAGGCGATTTTTCGCTGGACGAGGTCACCTTCTTGCCGATTCGGTCTCTGATCGATGGTTTGGACGTGGAAGAAGCTGCGCCCGGTGGCGGGGGAGTGTGGCTTGGGGAGGCGCGGGAAGATTTCTTGTACGCTCCGTCCAGGGTGACGACAAACTTTGGGTCGTACTCGTCCATCGGTTCCGGGACGGTTTGCTCGTCCGACGACGCCTTCTTGACGGCCGGAACGTACACGTAGCCATCGCTGTCGGTGTCGGAGCGGCCGGAGATTGAAATCGTCACCGGTTCCGGGATGTACTCGTCATTCGCGTCCAGAATCTGCTGCAACTCGTCGTCCACGTCGTCATCCCGAAGCAGCACTTCGGTCACGATGTCTTCCTCGTCCTCATCTTCAGCGTAGTGCACGTCCACGGTCGGCGGCGTCCCGTCCGGTTTGTTTCCCGGAATCTCAATCAACATCCGCTTCGGTCTCGACGAAGACGACCCCCCGCTCTCTTCCCGGTTATTGCTGATGGTTTTCTTCAGGTTCGACGCCGTCGACCGTTGCGCCTCGGCCATCGCCTTCAGCAGCAGATTCTTGCTCGGTTGCTTGTTCTTGGGGACCTGCGGCCGCGGTTGAATCTTGATCACACTCGGAATCGGCACCTCCAGCTCGTCCTCCTCCACGTATTCCGGCTTGGGCGGAAGCACAATTACGCGCGACCCAATCCGGGCACGCACTTCATTTGCACCATTGCTGACCTTGCCACGGCCACGTTCCTTCTCGCGCTCCCGTCTCTCCCGGCGTTCCCTCTCCTTTTCCCGCTCTCGTTCCCTTTCGCGTCGATTCCTCGATCTATCGCGGCTACTCTCCCGCCGTCGACGATCCCGGTCCCTGCTACGACTCCTATTCGCTCGAGATCGGTTCGTTTCACGAGACTTGGCCCGAtgttgttgctggtgctgctgctgctgttgctcctCCATCTCCTTCCGGCGAAACACCGGAATGTAGAGTTCGCGTTCTTCGCGGCGATGCGCCGACAAGCTGATGATGTTGGATTTGTTGGTCACCGGGGGCGCAGCTTGTTCCGGTTCTGGTGCGGCAGGTTTGGGCTCCGGTCGTGATCCCAACCGTTCCAGGATGGACTTCTTTTTTGCCGGAGCTGGTGCAGGCGGAGTCGTACTCCGTTCCTCTTCCATCGTCACTTCTTCCGCTTTCTTCCGGGCCTTCTCCAGTTCCAGAGCCTTCCGTCTCTCTTTCCGCCTTGCGGCGGCGCCCGCCCCGCCGTCCTCGATGTTCTCCAGATCTTCGTCGTTCGCTTTGATGTTCAAAAAGTCCTCGTCTTCCGACTCGTCCGAACCCATCTCTTTGAGCTGTTTCTTGGCTTGTTTGATCTTCTGCTGAATTTCCTCCAGCTCGGACAGCTCCTTCTGGTGCTTCTGGAGGGCGCTCTGACCGGCGATTTCCGAAATGGTCGGAATGTCGAAATCATTCCTCCGCTGCGTTGGTGGTGAACTCTCCCTCAGTGGCGGCGTCAACTGAACCGGATCCTTCTTCGGGGCAGACTCCGTAATTTCCAACGTCTTCTTCGCCTGCTGAATGTACTGGTTGGCAAACACCTCCTGAATTGACCCAACCCCACCAAGCTGACCCGCCGGATGTGGTGGCGTGTGCTCCCCTCCCGCCACCACCGTCCCACCCTCCGGACTCTTCTCCTTCCGCTTCGTCTTCTTATCCTTTTTCTTGTCCTTCTTCTGCTCAGCACCCTTCCGCTTCCCGCCCGACTCCTTCACCGCCTTACTCGCCTCCTTCGCGCCACCAGCCGCTGTTGTCGCCGCCGCCGTAGCCGCTTGTGATCCCGCCGGAAGTGTGACCTCCTCCAGCTTCTGCAGCACCTGGTGCAGCCAGTTTACAAACACCTCCGTCTGGCCGGCCAAAAACAGCGTCAAATCGTCAATCATCTGCTGGCGCGAGCGCTTGTTCGCCACCATAATCATCACATAGTCCGGAAGCTCGTCGTCGATGTACCCGCTCGCGGAACCCGTTCCCAGCTCGATCAGCTTCGCCTTGACGGCACTCTGAAAAGAGAGAAGCAAAAATGTAGTCCACCATCAACAAAAACCCGCTCGCAGTCCAAACACACTCACCCGCATCTTCTGGCCGATCTCCGACCCGAGGGAATCCATGGCTGGAGGCGTGCGGTTGTTCCACGGGCACGAGCAGCTAGGTGTCCTGGTTCCACGCAAAAGTTAAACACCTTTATTTTGCCAGCGCCAGCACAATCAATCCCCAGCACAGCCAGCAGAGTTCGAAAgtgaaaaactttttcttttcaCATCAGCAGCGCACGGACGGGTGTTTGACACTTTCACTCGGGTTGCAGGCAAGCCCCGGTGGAAAAGAGATGAAAAGGATGGGTGAGTGGGTGACGACCAGGAATGACGGCCCATTTTTAGATGTTATTTTGTGGTCAAGATTGAATATTAAAACATATTACGCTTATTGTGACTGAAATTTTCGAACATTGcagtgaatatttttaaaaatgttctaaCAATAAATCGATACCCATGTGCTCCCTTGTACTTTCTAAATACACTGTAAACCCAACCATAgtagttgctaccatattgtagggttaaattgagaacacgcaccgacgtatttttgctaaaaacattccgtgcttggattgactgattaacgcagtcagttttacaatgtcgagagcggtatggtaattttaaccctcGATTATGGAGAGAATGATAGTGATTTCGTATTAgctaccatgcaattttgtggaagcatggtacattttaccatatttgcgtttactttcaccaaaaagccacagttaatttaataagcagcatttttagcaaattttcttaaaactaccatggtcgggctttcagtgtaggaatcccagcaagcttagggcatctccagcgctggggtgcatcaaatttgcacccggctcatgaataaggctttctagtcagaaatttaccaacacattcaaagtatgtttacatgacagctggacgtttgtttgcatcaggtttcctatctctttctagcaaaatttttttgtcaggcgacttctagctggttttcttgactgactgcccgatatgtcagccaacatacttcgcagggctgtgacagctacagctcgatcattgtttgcatcaggacactgtgacgaggagttcgtcatttttgagtaaaattatatttttttcactgggcctagaaagccttataccgagatcaaatttgccaccttgaaaaaactccgtcatcctcgtaatattttgtaattttctttattttttttctcatcgttttttaattttgtctttttttttttaatttttaacttgattttttttaattttccttaaatttttattttagtcatttttttattttttttaattttctttatttttttatttttttaattttgtcattttttaaattcttaatttttttttattttttttttatttttttattttcatattttttttttatttttttaaatactttttgattttttttaaattttgtttaattttttgataatttttttagtattttttaaagttttattaattttaaatttttttttttttcaaatcttttgaatttttttcaatttttttattgtttttaatttttttttaatttttaattttttttaatttttatgtttttaatttggtcttttttttaacataaaaatttttttttgcatgattcagttttccgttttttatcgtatttttttttaaattttgacaccttttttatttttttaaaacattttttatttttttttaattttgtttaattttttatacattttttatgttttattatttttaattttttttgtttttttaatttttcaaaatttttatttttttttattatttttcaaatcaaattttaaaatttttaaaaatttttattgttttttaatttttttaaatttttttaattttctatattttttttaattttttttaattttgtcatttttttacataaaaaaacaattttttccgtgcatgattcagttttccgtgcatcattccatttgccgcagtagcaaaccagcagaatagcgggtagcaaagtgaaatcccgaagaactgagagcaaatttgctatcgcgacaggtaccgcggtggagttgacgtcgggtgcaaatttgatttgcttcgatgtttgctacccgcgctggagatgcacttagtACAAAAGCCACGACAAAAGCACACGGGCAccgaaatattaaaattattcgcTCATTCAAATCCCTGTTATTTGAATGCTTTTTCCCCAAATTCCAACTAAATTTTAGCCGAGTCAAGTCGATTTTAATAGTCgagtaaaatttgattttgaataatatttctagcagctattgtgtttcatatatgTATATCTTTATTTAtatgacctaataaaaaaactctagattttctaaatttttcatcGCGGCCACTCCTGTTATCTGAAGTAAAACGTGTCCAAGGCCTTCCGATAATCCCGTATGGAATTTGGAATTGATAATTTGGATGCGGTTGAAACGGTTAAATAATGTTGTATACCTATTTGTTTACGATGTAATAATATGGAAAATCAAGAGTTGCATCAAAAGGTCAAATCTCATAAAGCAGAAtcttaaagtgctgaaattttgTTCTTGAACAGAATGAGGTAAACCCACGAGTACCCCAGAGAGAAAAGCCAgtacaatttaaatttgaaaataaaaaaaacagaagcataaattttgaaatgtaagagatttaaaaatctaaaaatattaagattgaaacaattacaatttttttttaaattttagattcaaaaataaaaaaataacaaaatttcaattttaaaatccataaaTGTTTTTTGCAAAGAATTGTTTTTTGCAATGGGAGAAGTCATaatcaattaaattaaaataaattgacagaaaaaaaaataaagagattcttattaaaaaattaaatgatctAAAAATAAAGTATGAAAGAAATGTTTAAAAGTCatattatatttcaaaaaaaaacataaaaaaataaaaagctttttaaaataaaaatgattttttagagatagaaatttttagaaatacaaaaattaattaaatccaCAAATCAGCAATTAACGAggcaattaaaaataatttaaaaattcttttgaaaaatccataaatacacttttttttctatttgaagcttaaaaaatttcaaacattaaaaaaaattaagcttaatcaattcaaaaatgttaaaatcaaaaacaaaaaaaatgtaaacaaaaaagaattaaaGCTTTAGCaattcaacaatttcaaaatcaaaaccaaaatattaaacagcaaaaacataataaaaataataaaaaactgttttttttttaaatatgcaaattaaaaataaacaaaattccaaagctttgaaattttaaaccataaaaatttaaatcttcaaaaatttaacaatttataaatttaaaactttgaaaattttatgtgttaacaatttcaaaatgttaaaaagaaaaacaaaattaaaagaaaaaaaataaggttaaagatttgaataatttaatattaaatatgcatttttaatataaaagcatgcaaattttaaaagcaacatcttacatttttcaacattaaaaatttaaaacataacacatttaaaactttcaaaatttaaactttgaaaattgcaagttttaaaattaagacATGAAAAACCAAGTGAAAAACTtaagaatttgaaattaaaaaaaaacaaggctttcaaaatttgaaacttttgaaaaattgaactcaGCAAATTAACTtggcttttaaaatttcaaactttgaaaatttgaactcaaaaaatttaaaactgaaatttaaagtataaatatttcagaccctaagaattttaaagtttaaaaaattcaagcataaaaaattcaatgctttaaaatttttaaattaatataaaatgaataatataaaaattaatttcaagacTTAATTTGCAAATCAACCGTTGTTTTAAGTaacaaattgaagaaaaaatattctttaagcttaaaaaaattaaaaatatggaaattatt from Culex quinquefasciatus strain JHB chromosome 3, VPISU_Cqui_1.0_pri_paternal, whole genome shotgun sequence includes:
- the LOC6046357 gene encoding zinc finger CCCH domain-containing protein 14, producing MDSLGSEIGQKMRSAVKAKLIELGTGSASGYIDDELPDYVMIMVANKRSRQQMIDDLTLFLAGQTEVFVNWLHQVLQKLEEVTLPAGSQAATAAATTAAGGAKEASKAVKESGGKRKGAEQKKDKKKDKKTKRKEKSPEGGTVVAGGEHTPPHPAGQLGGVGSIQEVFANQYIQQAKKTLEITESAPKKDPVQLTPPLRESSPPTQRRNDFDIPTISEIAGQSALQKHQKELSELEEIQQKIKQAKKQLKEMGSDESEDEDFLNIKANDEDLENIEDGGAGAAARRKERRKALELEKARKKAEEVTMEEERSTTPPAPAPAKKKSILERLGSRPEPKPAAPEPEQAAPPVTNKSNIISLSAHRREERELYIPVFRRKEMEEQQQQQHQQQHRAKSRETNRSRANRSRSRDRDRRRRESSRDRSRNRREREREREKERERRERREREKERGRGKVSNGANEVRARIGSRVIVLPPKPEYVEEDELEVPIPSVIKIQPRPQVPKNKQPSKNLLLKAMAEAQRSTASNLKKTISNNREESGGSSSSRPKRMLIEIPGNKPDGTPPTVDVHYAEDEDEEDIVTEVLLRDDDVDDELQQILDANDEYIPEPVTISISGRSDTDSDGYVYVPAVKKASSDEQTVPEPMDEYDPKFVVTLDGAYKKSSRASPSHTPPPPGAASSTSKPSIRDRIGKKVTSSSEKSPPREDDRDHIETLKRRKERFSVKASAAAAAAAAAAKRSTSRSPEKRSSKKRSPNKKRSSNSSSNNNASSSSSSKPSTTSGTSTRNRSSPADLNELLLQRTKELLVDDSVSSSPIYMSKSDYEKIEPNSSSRKRKRVSPIQFELTDDEADDTDGEYNHHRDREHRERKPQEPRISIALDDGERRRDHSQRESERRTAPAGDDGERRKSGGNNGSGPYSEVKVSPTKKIKKLESSRKFDDVPQLLSSVSVPAEGLLASKSKGLIKERCKYFPSCRQGDSCEFLHPSTPCKAFPACKFGDNCLYLHPYCKFDKTCHRLDCNFMHSKPLLVGSSAGPSAPPLASSVVPVQNYKTITAKPLPALCKFYPGCTNGLCPYYHPKMCRFGRNCMNKVECNFYHHDLPGGGSGSGGGLGADFHEVHSKDKFKWISPFSA